A region of Numida meleagris isolate 19003 breed g44 Domestic line chromosome 26, NumMel1.0, whole genome shotgun sequence DNA encodes the following proteins:
- the SAMD14 gene encoding sterile alpha motif domain-containing protein 14 — translation TLSPGPHLSVCLSVRLSLSAPVSLSPPDFTAVVPETPRLDSSLQKARARLLAKSRRHRPSRSRLRDSASSTEGEEGLEAAEGLAGTPSPKSCPSSDSSPGFARRDAWPQRHSEDDSRDMSPPEPASPTVGLDKKTRRKFLDLG, via the exons accctGTCCCCCGGTCCCCAcctgtccgtctgtctgtccgtccgtctctctctctctgccccGGTCTCTCTTTCACCCCCAGATTTTACCGCTGTGGTTCCAGAGACGCCGCGCCTGGACAGCAGCTTGCAGAAGGCCCGCGCCCGGCTGCTAGCCAAGAGCCGCCGGCACCGGCCCTCGCGCTCCCGCCTGCGAGACAGCGCCAGCTCCACCGAGGGCGAGGAGGGGCTGGAGGCGGCG GAGGGGCTGGCGGGCACCCCCTCGCCCAAGTCCTGCCCCAGCTCCGACAGCTCGCCCGGCTTCGCCCGCCGCGATGCGTGGCCCCAGCGGCACAGCGAAG ATGACAGCAGGGACATGAGCCCCCCCGAGCCGGCCAGCCCCACGGTGGGGCTGGATAAGAAGACCCGGAGAAAGTTCCTGGATTTGGGGTGA
- the PDK2 gene encoding pyruvate dehydrogenase kinase, isozyme 2, with translation GGVLSPSPCASVPSVWGDLEVTVCSPRYVQSLLDIMEFLDKDPEDQATLGQVFWGHHGRHGTILGCMGWGFRDAWGRHGDLGRRGTAVAHGHSCVHTVPPVVPGGGLGTDPIARAPQAGFGYGLPISRLYAKYFQGDLQLFSMEGFGTDAVIYLKALSTDSVERLPVYNKSAWRHYQASQEAGDWSVPSTEPKNTSTYRVP, from the exons GGGGGGGTGCTGAGCCCCTCCCCCTGTGCCAGTGTCCCCTCCGTTTGGGGTGACCTTGAGGTGACCGTCTGCTCCCCCAGGTACGTGCAGAGCCTGCTGGACATCATGGAGTTCCTCGACAAGGACCCCGAGGACCAGGCCACGCTGGGGCA GGTATTTTGGGGTCACCATG GCCGACATGGGACCATCTTGGGGTGCATGGGGTGGGGGTTCAGAGATGCGTGGGGACGGCACGGTGACCTGGGGAGACGTGGCACAGCGGTGGCACACGGACACAGCTGCGTGCACACGGTGCCACCCGTGGTTCCGGGGGGCGGTTTGGGCACTGACCCCATTGCCCGTGCCCCACAGGCCGGCTTCGGGTACGGCCTGCCCATCTCCCGCCTGTACGCCAAGTACTTCCAGGGGGACCTGCAGCTCTTCTCCATGGAGGGCTTCGGCACCGACGCCGTCATCTACCTGAAG GCGCTCTCGACGGACTCGGTGGAGCGGCTGCCGGTGTACAACAAGTCGGCGTGGCGGCACTACCAGGCCAGCCAGGAGGCGGGGGACTGGAGCGTGCCCAGCACCGAACCCAAGAACACCTCCACCTACCGCGTGCCGTAG